Proteins encoded within one genomic window of Alteribacter populi:
- a CDS encoding PP2C family protein-serine/threonine phosphatase, translating into MEKTQISMYQLYKDMLDNYLQSKSEHALYAAQQFSKKMMENDMSPEEMVSLHMSVFQEMVPELPEEVVDSFDLLLEVMIGYGLAYREHLSLKDRQRELESELNVAAQMQQSLLPQEPLNTDEIDIGVISVPAGKMSGDYYHFIRDDNGCLGLAVADVIGKGVPAAMCMSMIKYAMDSIPEQRLQPAALLENLNRVVERNIDSNMFITMVYGTYDPRDHRFYYAGAGHEPGFYYSAATDSFEELTTKGLVLGLTPKVSYAEYVKDVQPGDFFVLLSDGVTECRTEGEFIEREQITEMIHKYSHLPAQEIVNRVYRELEKMQDFQLRDDFTLLILRRSV; encoded by the coding sequence ATGGAGAAGACACAGATTTCCATGTATCAATTATACAAAGATATGCTGGATAATTATCTGCAAAGTAAAAGTGAACATGCCCTATATGCTGCACAACAATTCAGTAAAAAGATGATGGAAAATGACATGTCTCCTGAAGAAATGGTGAGCTTGCATATGTCTGTATTTCAGGAAATGGTGCCAGAGCTACCGGAAGAGGTCGTCGATTCGTTTGACTTACTATTAGAAGTCATGATTGGCTATGGTCTGGCTTATCGTGAACACCTAAGTTTAAAAGATAGACAGCGTGAATTGGAGTCAGAACTAAATGTAGCTGCACAAATGCAGCAATCTTTGCTACCGCAAGAACCGTTAAATACAGATGAAATCGATATTGGTGTTATTAGTGTCCCCGCAGGAAAAATGAGCGGGGATTACTATCATTTTATAAGAGATGACAACGGGTGCCTCGGTCTGGCTGTGGCGGATGTTATTGGCAAAGGCGTACCTGCTGCTATGTGTATGTCGATGATTAAATACGCAATGGATAGTATCCCTGAACAGCGTCTTCAACCAGCAGCTCTACTCGAAAACTTAAATCGCGTAGTCGAAAGAAACATTGACAGCAATATGTTTATAACAATGGTTTATGGTACTTACGACCCTCGAGATCACCGGTTTTATTATGCCGGTGCCGGCCATGAACCTGGCTTTTATTATTCCGCAGCAACGGACTCTTTTGAAGAACTGACGACAAAAGGGCTTGTACTCGGTCTTACGCCAAAGGTTAGCTACGCTGAGTATGTAAAAGACGTTCAACCAGGAGATTTCTTCGTTCTTCTTTCGGATGGTGTCACAGAATGCCGTACTGAAGGCGAATTTATCGAACGGGAACAAATCACTGAAATGATTCACAAGTACTCTCACCTTCCTGCGCAGGAAATTGTAAATCGTGTATATCGAGAACTAGAAAAAATGCAGGACTTCCAGTTAAGGGATGATTTTACATTACTTATTTTAAGAAGAAGTGTTTAA
- a CDS encoding STAS domain-containing protein, with the protein MNLQVDIQEKEQTAHVFLQGEIDVYTVPKLKEELIPLAEESGRKIIVDLSSVNYIDSTGLGVFIGALKATDQSGSTLTITGVNDRVERLFTITGLDEVIDIELDEREEA; encoded by the coding sequence ATGAATCTACAAGTTGATATTCAGGAAAAAGAGCAAACAGCCCATGTTTTTTTACAAGGAGAAATAGATGTTTACACGGTTCCGAAGCTTAAAGAGGAGCTTATCCCTCTGGCTGAAGAATCTGGAAGAAAGATTATTGTTGACCTTTCAAGCGTGAATTATATAGATAGTACCGGACTTGGTGTTTTTATTGGAGCTTTAAAAGCGACGGATCAAAGTGGGAGCACGTTAACCATTACCGGTGTAAATGATCGTGTGGAACGATTATTTACGATTACGGGCCTGGATGAAGTAATCGATATCGAATTAGATGAGAGAGAGGAGGCGTAA
- the rsbW gene encoding anti-sigma B factor RsbW: MSAKSDYIEMKLPAKPEYVGVVRLTVSGIANRLGYSYDDIEDIKIAIAEACTNVVSHAYQDSTDDDAVMMVGCGVYDNRMELMVADKGNSFDLNSLKRNLGPVSADQPVEELKEGGLGLFLIETLMDKVEINGDSGVIIVMTKFLQRDGVEHNGDGISTTTTHQ, translated from the coding sequence ATGTCTGCAAAATCTGATTACATTGAAATGAAGCTTCCTGCAAAACCGGAATATGTAGGTGTTGTTCGTTTGACTGTCTCAGGAATCGCGAATCGATTGGGCTATTCATATGACGATATTGAAGATATTAAAATCGCGATTGCTGAAGCTTGTACAAACGTGGTAAGCCATGCCTATCAAGACAGCACGGATGACGATGCTGTGATGATGGTCGGTTGTGGTGTTTATGACAACCGGATGGAACTTATGGTCGCCGATAAAGGCAATAGCTTTGACCTGAACTCATTGAAGAGAAACCTAGGACCAGTAAGTGCTGATCAACCTGTTGAGGAACTTAAGGAAGGAGGTCTAGGCCTCTTTTTAATCGAGACCCTCATGGATAAAGTTGAAATCAACGGAGATTCAGGGGTCATTATCGTTATGACAAAGTTCCTTCAAAGAGATGGGGTGGAACATAATGGCGACGGAATCTCAACAACGACAACGCACCAATAA
- the sigB gene encoding RNA polymerase sigma factor SigB → MATESQQRQRTNKDHIYKWIERFQETGDEEIQTKLVLEYEGLVHSLARKFAKGQRHDEDLVQVGMIGLIAALRRFDPAYGRSFESFAVPTVVGEIKRFIRDKTWSVHVPRRIKELGPKIKAAVEELTINLQRSPRVEEIASHIGVMEEEVLETMEMGKSYQALSVDRSIEADDEGSVVTLLDLVGSKEEGYEKTDQQMLLEKAFHVLTEREHQILSYTYFENMSQKETGEQLGISQMHVSRLQRRALQKLRESIRIEPTECL, encoded by the coding sequence ATGGCGACGGAATCTCAACAACGACAACGCACCAATAAAGACCATATTTACAAATGGATTGAGAGATTTCAAGAGACAGGTGACGAGGAAATTCAGACTAAGCTCGTATTAGAATATGAAGGTCTTGTTCATTCGTTAGCGAGGAAATTTGCCAAAGGACAACGTCATGACGAAGATCTTGTCCAAGTAGGTATGATTGGTTTAATCGCCGCACTGAGGAGATTTGACCCTGCATATGGCAGAAGTTTCGAATCCTTTGCAGTTCCTACGGTTGTTGGTGAAATTAAACGTTTTATTCGGGATAAAACGTGGAGTGTTCATGTGCCCCGCCGTATTAAAGAGCTTGGACCAAAAATTAAGGCAGCTGTTGAGGAATTAACAATTAATCTCCAGCGTTCTCCTCGTGTCGAAGAGATTGCTTCACACATTGGAGTAATGGAAGAAGAGGTTTTAGAGACGATGGAAATGGGGAAAAGCTATCAAGCGCTCTCTGTTGACCGTTCTATTGAGGCGGACGATGAAGGTAGTGTTGTTACACTACTTGACCTTGTTGGCTCTAAAGAGGAAGGGTATGAAAAGACCGACCAACAAATGTTGTTGGAAAAAGCTTTCCACGTTCTAACAGAGCGAGAGCATCAAATCCTTTCTTACACCTATTTTGAAAACATGAGTCAAAAAGAAACCGGAGAACAACTCGGGATTTCACAAATGCACGTTTCACGATTGCAAAGGAGAGCCTTACAAAAATTGAGAGAATCTATTCGTATTGAGCCGACGGAGTGTTTGTAA
- a CDS encoding PP2C family serine/threonine-protein phosphatase translates to MIKHHQLNGIDVTSYHTAKRGNWCSGDAYHISSGEGHVICAIVDGLGSGEEAMKASQAVIQVIEMDQDEAIEELMSRCNNALREKRGAVLTIIKVDMAREEIIYSNVGNIGCIFYSPSGKLVRPIPTRGYVSGKRQKFKSQRYQFEKGMTFLLYSDGLSFDPAFHTFMMKMTSTNRAMQQVVEMMAHNADDTTILIGKVPAL, encoded by the coding sequence ATGATAAAACACCACCAGCTAAACGGCATCGATGTCACTTCGTATCACACGGCGAAAAGGGGGAATTGGTGTTCGGGTGATGCATATCACATCTCCAGCGGAGAAGGTCATGTCATCTGTGCAATCGTAGATGGGCTCGGTAGCGGCGAAGAAGCGATGAAGGCATCTCAAGCCGTTATCCAAGTGATAGAAATGGACCAAGATGAGGCTATCGAAGAGCTGATGTCCCGGTGCAATAATGCACTCAGGGAAAAGCGCGGGGCGGTGTTGACTATTATAAAAGTGGACATGGCCCGCGAAGAAATCATTTATAGTAATGTGGGGAATATCGGGTGTATCTTCTATTCACCATCTGGAAAACTAGTACGCCCGATCCCAACGCGAGGGTATGTGTCAGGGAAAAGGCAAAAGTTTAAATCTCAGCGCTATCAATTTGAAAAAGGAATGACGTTTCTTTTATATTCAGATGGCCTTTCGTTTGACCCTGCTTTTCACACGTTTATGATGAAAATGACTTCGACGAATAGAGCGATGCAACAAGTAGTTGAGATGATGGCTCATAATGCGGATGATACAACGATTCTTATAGGAAAGGTACCTGCACTATAA
- a CDS encoding Tex family protein, with amino-acid sequence MEWTTDSTLLLEQVTKSVQLNKDRVKNVINLSEEGNTVPFIARYRKELTGGMDEDQIRSILKEWEYANSLSKRKDEVLRLIDEQEKLTPELKQKIEAASKLQELEDLYRPYKQKRRTKATVAKEKGLEPLAKWLLSLPGSSDVHDEAKKYVNVEKEVATEEEALQGARDIISEYISDDADIRKEARKLTHREGWFVSRVKDQEADEKAIYEMYYTYEEAVRKIVPHRVLAMNRGEKEKILKVSIRPPRERIVHLIEKRFINDHTIAESQLKEAIEDGYKRLIEPSVEREIRKEATEAAEKQAIHIFSENLRNLLLQPPLKDKVVLAVDPAYRTGCKLAVVDGTGKVLDIAVIYPTPPRNEVEKAREVVKKLAVTYDCDVIAVGNGTASRETEQFVAETIKEIEKQIFYVIVNEAGASVYSASKLGKEEFPKLQVEERSAVSIGRRLQDPLAELVKIDPKSVGVGQYQHDVSQTQLNDSLTFVVETVVNQVGVNVNTASASLLQYVAGLSKSVATNIVKRREEEGRFTTRTELKAVPRLGAKTYEQAIGFMRILDGKQPLDETSIHPESYKVTKQIMTRLNIGTGDIGTSKMAEKLEGVSVEELAKENEIGTPTLKDILDALARPGRDPRDDVPPPILKQDVLSMEDLQKGMELKGTIRNVVDFGCFVDIGVKQDGLVHISKLTNRFVKHPMEVVSVGDIVTVWVADVDQQKGRIALTMLSPEKQNT; translated from the coding sequence ATGGAATGGACAACGGATTCAACCTTATTACTAGAGCAAGTGACAAAATCTGTTCAATTAAATAAAGATCGTGTGAAAAATGTGATTAACCTTTCTGAGGAGGGAAACACCGTCCCTTTTATTGCTCGTTACCGAAAAGAACTGACGGGAGGGATGGATGAGGATCAAATACGTTCGATTTTAAAAGAGTGGGAGTATGCAAACAGTTTATCAAAACGAAAAGATGAAGTTTTACGACTGATTGATGAGCAGGAAAAGTTAACGCCTGAACTGAAACAAAAAATTGAAGCTGCTTCTAAGTTACAGGAATTAGAAGACCTCTACCGCCCTTATAAACAAAAACGGCGAACGAAGGCGACAGTTGCCAAAGAAAAAGGGCTGGAGCCTTTAGCAAAATGGCTGTTGTCACTCCCGGGCTCGAGCGATGTTCATGATGAAGCGAAGAAATACGTGAACGTTGAAAAAGAAGTAGCAACGGAAGAAGAGGCATTACAGGGAGCTAGAGACATTATTAGTGAGTATATTTCAGATGACGCAGATATTCGTAAAGAAGCCCGGAAGCTAACTCATCGAGAAGGATGGTTTGTTTCACGGGTTAAAGACCAAGAGGCTGATGAAAAAGCGATTTACGAAATGTACTATACATATGAAGAGGCGGTCAGAAAGATCGTTCCTCACCGCGTACTTGCGATGAATCGCGGCGAAAAAGAAAAAATCCTTAAAGTTTCGATTCGTCCTCCTCGCGAGCGAATAGTACACCTTATAGAAAAGCGTTTCATAAACGACCATACAATTGCCGAATCACAATTGAAAGAAGCGATTGAAGATGGCTATAAGCGATTAATCGAACCTTCCGTTGAAAGGGAGATTCGAAAAGAGGCAACAGAAGCTGCGGAAAAGCAAGCGATTCATATTTTTTCAGAGAACCTCCGTAATCTACTACTTCAACCACCGCTAAAAGATAAGGTCGTGTTAGCGGTCGACCCCGCTTACCGAACGGGGTGTAAGCTCGCAGTTGTAGATGGGACCGGGAAAGTACTAGATATTGCTGTGATCTATCCAACACCACCAAGGAATGAAGTGGAAAAAGCACGAGAGGTCGTAAAAAAACTTGCCGTTACATACGATTGTGATGTGATTGCAGTAGGAAATGGAACAGCCTCTCGTGAAACAGAGCAATTTGTAGCAGAAACGATAAAAGAAATTGAAAAGCAAATTTTTTATGTCATTGTTAATGAAGCAGGAGCGAGTGTATACTCTGCTTCAAAGCTCGGAAAAGAGGAGTTTCCTAAACTTCAAGTTGAAGAAAGAAGTGCCGTTTCCATTGGTCGACGTCTACAAGACCCATTGGCTGAACTCGTAAAGATAGATCCGAAATCGGTCGGAGTTGGACAATATCAACATGATGTTTCACAGACCCAGCTCAATGATTCTTTAACATTTGTGGTGGAAACAGTAGTAAACCAAGTAGGGGTCAATGTAAATACAGCTTCAGCTTCTTTACTGCAATATGTAGCAGGACTCTCGAAATCAGTCGCTACAAATATTGTGAAGCGAAGGGAAGAAGAGGGTCGTTTTACAACTAGAACAGAATTAAAGGCTGTACCTCGATTAGGCGCAAAAACCTATGAACAAGCGATTGGTTTTATGAGAATACTGGATGGAAAACAACCTCTCGATGAAACAAGCATTCATCCGGAAAGTTATAAAGTGACGAAGCAAATTATGACGCGGCTCAATATAGGTACAGGAGATATCGGGACTTCTAAGATGGCTGAAAAACTTGAAGGTGTGTCAGTGGAGGAACTAGCGAAAGAAAATGAAATCGGGACACCAACATTAAAGGATATTTTAGATGCGCTCGCCCGCCCAGGACGAGATCCGCGTGATGATGTGCCACCTCCGATATTGAAACAAGATGTTTTATCTATGGAAGATTTGCAAAAAGGGATGGAACTAAAAGGAACGATTCGAAATGTTGTTGACTTCGGTTGTTTCGTTGATATCGGTGTAAAACAAGATGGGCTCGTTCATATATCCAAACTAACAAACCGCTTCGTCAAACACCCAATGGAAGTCGTCTCTGTAGGCGACATCGTTACAGTCTGGGTAGCAGATGTCGACCAACAAAAAGGCCGCATCGCATTAACCATGCTCTCCCCAGAAAAACAAAACACCTAG
- the cmpA gene encoding cortex morphogenetic protein CmpA yields MPTWLKKQLKEAYYKKDRRRIKVLNQCWFYYKNNNQGA; encoded by the coding sequence ATGCCCACGTGGCTTAAAAAACAATTAAAAGAAGCGTATTACAAAAAAGACAGGCGGAGAATCAAAGTACTTAACCAATGTTGGTTTTATTATAAAAACAACAACCAAGGCGCCTAG
- a CDS encoding SprT family protein, with translation MDNNELQTLVEEVSEKSFGKPFLHNATFNKRLRTTGGRYLLASHNIEMNPNQLERFGIEEFIRIIKHELCHYHLHIEGKGYQHRDEDFKTLLEQVGGSRYCQLIPELRRQSKKTHVYRCGSCGLQYKRKRQINVKRYVCGKCQGRLKKLETIS, from the coding sequence ATGGACAATAATGAACTGCAAACTTTGGTAGAAGAAGTTTCAGAGAAAAGTTTCGGTAAACCTTTTTTGCACAATGCGACATTCAATAAACGACTGCGGACTACAGGGGGGCGATACCTCTTGGCTTCTCACAATATTGAAATGAATCCAAATCAGCTTGAACGGTTTGGGATAGAAGAATTTATAAGAATTATTAAGCATGAACTTTGTCATTATCACCTTCATATAGAAGGGAAAGGATATCAACATCGAGATGAGGATTTTAAAACTCTGCTTGAGCAGGTCGGAGGGTCTCGATACTGTCAATTGATCCCTGAGCTACGACGTCAATCAAAAAAGACTCATGTTTACCGTTGTGGATCTTGCGGACTTCAATATAAAAGGAAGAGACAAATTAACGTAAAAAGGTATGTATGCGGAAAGTGCCAAGGTCGTTTAAAAAAGCTAGAGACAATTTCTTGA
- a CDS encoding trans-sulfuration enzyme family protein — MKFHTKNVHFQDKVDTVEVSKTKPIYQTSAFSFTDLDDMENFFQGKKGYMYTRVGNPNTDDLGKGVADLEGAPVGAASASGISAILGGVLAVAKAGDHVVATEDLYGGTYQLFAHELADFGIEVSFVNFEDQSKIKEAIKENTVLLYTEAVTNPLLRVEDIAGVVKIADDHGLKTMVDNTFPSPYLIRPYTYGVNLVAHSATKYIGGHSDLSAGIIVGDKDLMKKAKSKIVNLGANLGPFDGWLGCRGLKTLSLRMERQSSNAQKLADHLGKEASVKKVYYPKGVSAKGNGAIVTVDLGENYDLHNFFRNLNWVKVVPTLAGVETSVTYPVGTSHRPVPKETRERLGVTESMVRISVGIEDAEDIIEVFDQALANSKK; from the coding sequence ATGAAATTTCATACGAAAAACGTTCATTTTCAAGATAAAGTTGATACGGTAGAAGTAAGTAAAACGAAGCCGATTTATCAAACATCTGCTTTTTCATTTACGGATTTAGATGATATGGAGAACTTTTTTCAAGGGAAAAAAGGTTATATGTATACAAGGGTTGGAAATCCGAATACTGATGACCTTGGAAAAGGAGTGGCTGATTTAGAAGGAGCTCCAGTAGGGGCAGCTTCGGCATCTGGTATTTCGGCGATTTTAGGTGGTGTTCTGGCAGTGGCGAAAGCGGGGGATCATGTAGTAGCTACTGAAGACTTATACGGAGGAACCTATCAGTTGTTTGCTCATGAGCTAGCGGACTTTGGAATTGAAGTATCTTTCGTAAACTTTGAAGACCAATCTAAAATAAAGGAAGCGATCAAAGAAAATACGGTGCTGCTTTATACGGAAGCGGTAACGAACCCATTGCTGCGAGTTGAAGATATCGCGGGTGTTGTAAAAATAGCTGATGACCACGGTCTTAAAACGATGGTGGATAATACGTTTCCTTCTCCTTACCTGATTCGACCGTATACATATGGCGTTAATTTGGTGGCTCATAGTGCAACAAAATATATTGGGGGTCATAGCGACTTATCCGCAGGGATCATTGTCGGCGATAAGGATCTGATGAAAAAAGCGAAGTCAAAGATTGTTAATTTAGGTGCTAACCTAGGTCCATTTGACGGCTGGCTTGGTTGCCGCGGGTTAAAGACACTAAGCCTGCGGATGGAACGTCAATCGTCGAATGCTCAAAAGCTTGCTGATCACCTTGGAAAAGAAGCAAGTGTTAAGAAGGTGTATTATCCTAAAGGAGTATCAGCTAAAGGAAACGGTGCGATCGTTACAGTGGACTTAGGAGAGAATTACGATCTACATAATTTTTTCCGGAATTTAAACTGGGTTAAGGTTGTGCCTACACTAGCCGGTGTTGAAACATCTGTCACCTATCCTGTAGGAACTTCTCATCGCCCGGTACCGAAAGAAACAAGAGAACGCTTAGGCGTTACTGAATCGATGGTGCGAATTTCGGTTGGAATTGAAGATGCAGAAGATATTATTGAAGTGTTCGATCAAGCTCTTGCAAATTCAAAAAAGTAA
- the thiL gene encoding thiamine-phosphate kinase encodes MKDEFSFIQSIQPTNHHHPTVITGIGDDAALYDTDSGYHHIATVDTVVEDIHFSRRTMTPFHIGYKALAVNISDIAAMGGQPLYYLVSISVPQSGWSEEELREIYEGMSELALKHHVDLIGGDTNSTRDTLVVSVTVIGRVEKGRKLLRSNAEPGDVVFVTGSIGSSAAGLDYLLKLGLEAETDDRLKSFLRAHQKPEPQVKAGRLLAQLNKRVALNDISDGIASEANEIAEASEVKIELEYEDLPFDTELANESPDDKEQWMLFGGEDFQLIGCVGEENWTHLKETFAHEGVPLHKVGYVKEGRTEVMLKKDGTRIHLEKRGFNHFNKGD; translated from the coding sequence ATGAAAGATGAATTTTCGTTTATCCAGTCGATTCAACCAACAAATCACCACCATCCTACTGTCATTACTGGCATTGGCGATGATGCTGCGCTATATGATACGGACAGCGGCTACCACCATATTGCAACCGTCGATACGGTTGTAGAAGATATCCATTTTTCAAGACGAACGATGACGCCGTTTCATATAGGGTACAAAGCATTGGCTGTTAACATTAGTGATATTGCCGCAATGGGCGGCCAGCCTCTTTATTACCTCGTTTCCATTTCCGTTCCTCAGTCGGGCTGGAGTGAGGAAGAGCTTCGTGAAATTTACGAAGGAATGAGCGAATTAGCTTTAAAGCATCATGTTGATCTTATTGGCGGAGACACCAATTCTACCCGTGACACCCTTGTTGTTTCTGTCACAGTTATTGGTCGAGTAGAAAAAGGAAGGAAGCTGCTCCGCTCAAATGCTGAGCCTGGAGATGTCGTGTTTGTAACGGGTTCGATCGGGTCGTCAGCAGCAGGTCTTGACTATTTGCTCAAGTTAGGCTTAGAGGCTGAAACAGACGATCGTCTCAAGTCTTTTTTAAGAGCCCATCAAAAGCCAGAGCCGCAAGTGAAGGCAGGTCGACTTCTTGCACAATTAAATAAACGAGTGGCACTTAATGACATTAGTGACGGCATTGCCAGTGAAGCAAATGAAATTGCTGAAGCAAGCGAGGTTAAAATCGAGCTTGAGTATGAAGACCTTCCCTTTGACACAGAATTGGCTAATGAGTCACCAGATGATAAAGAGCAGTGGATGCTGTTTGGAGGAGAAGATTTTCAATTAATTGGTTGCGTTGGGGAAGAAAACTGGACACATTTAAAAGAGACTTTTGCTCATGAAGGGGTGCCTCTCCATAAAGTTGGGTACGTAAAAGAAGGAAGAACCGAAGTGATGCTAAAAAAAGATGGGACACGCATCCATCTTGAGAAGCGTGGCTTTAACCATTTTAATAAAGGTGATTGA
- the tsaE gene encoding tRNA (adenosine(37)-N6)-threonylcarbamoyltransferase complex ATPase subunit type 1 TsaE has product MNDNLQITTQSPEESMDIAAVLAQFLQAGDVLTLEGDLGAGKTSFTKGLARGLGVKRTVNSPTFTIIKEYQGTNLPLYHMDVYRLEDGGEDMGLEEYFDGEGVTVIEWPSMIEDELPPARLQLSLRHLDDTKRQIRFTPIGERYITMCKEFFNDERVSH; this is encoded by the coding sequence ATGAATGACAATTTGCAAATAACAACTCAGTCTCCTGAAGAATCGATGGACATCGCAGCGGTTTTAGCACAGTTTTTACAAGCTGGCGATGTGTTGACTCTTGAAGGAGATTTAGGGGCAGGGAAAACGAGTTTTACAAAAGGATTGGCGCGCGGGTTAGGTGTGAAACGTACGGTTAATAGCCCTACATTTACGATTATTAAAGAATACCAAGGAACCAACCTCCCTCTCTATCACATGGATGTGTACCGTTTAGAAGACGGCGGCGAAGATATGGGGCTGGAGGAGTATTTTGATGGGGAAGGGGTCACAGTCATTGAATGGCCATCCATGATTGAGGATGAACTTCCACCTGCTCGTCTACAGCTATCTCTTCGTCATCTTGATGATACGAAACGACAGATTCGCTTTACACCGATCGGTGAGCGGTATATTACAATGTGCAAGGAGTTTTTTAACGATGAACGTGTTAGCCATTGA
- the tsaB gene encoding tRNA (adenosine(37)-N6)-threonylcarbamoyltransferase complex dimerization subunit type 1 TsaB: protein MNVLAIDTSTYVMGVAVLRDSKVAGEMVTHLKKNHSVRLMPAIRAVMDEAEMNPSDLDRIVVAQGPGSYTGVRIGVTTAKAMAWSLGIPIVGVSSLEMLAQNGRHFNGLISPFIDARRGQVFTGLYHYDSGKVQNVLEDRIILHEEWLDIVAEKKERILFLSPDVDKHESLLTEHDSIDFEVTNGNDHLPKAAALGLVGLEKEPEESIHLFAPNYLRLAEAESKWLASQKEKRERD from the coding sequence ATGAACGTGTTAGCCATTGATACTTCAACCTATGTAATGGGAGTAGCCGTTCTCCGCGATTCAAAGGTGGCTGGAGAAATGGTCACTCATTTGAAGAAGAATCATTCCGTTCGTTTAATGCCTGCGATACGTGCAGTAATGGATGAAGCGGAAATGAACCCATCTGATCTTGACAGAATCGTTGTAGCTCAAGGTCCAGGATCTTATACAGGGGTTCGTATCGGTGTTACGACGGCAAAAGCGATGGCTTGGTCGTTAGGCATCCCAATTGTCGGGGTATCGAGTCTTGAGATGCTGGCGCAAAACGGTCGCCATTTTAACGGGCTCATTTCTCCATTTATTGACGCGAGAAGAGGACAAGTTTTTACAGGGCTATACCATTATGATAGCGGCAAAGTTCAAAATGTATTGGAAGATCGGATTATTTTACATGAAGAATGGTTAGATATTGTCGCGGAAAAAAAAGAGAGGATCCTGTTTTTGAGTCCGGACGTAGACAAGCATGAGTCTTTATTGACTGAACACGACAGCATTGATTTTGAGGTCACTAATGGTAACGACCATTTACCTAAGGCAGCTGCTTTAGGCTTGGTTGGACTGGAAAAAGAACCCGAAGAGTCTATCCATTTATTTGCACCAAACTATTTGAGGTTAGCAGAAGCGGAGTCAAAATGGCTTGCTTCACAAAAAGAAAAAAGAGAACGAGACTAG
- the rimI gene encoding ribosomal protein S18-alanine N-acetyltransferase → MKEEIEIRLMELEDVDQVLEVEEDCFPTPWSKGAFVNELSANQFAYYLVVEVDEQIVGYCGVWVIIDEAHITNIAVHSSFRRKGMGEALLTGALELAKTFGAEKLTLEVRVSNEAAQSMYQKLGFQRGGIRKRYYTDNQEDAQIMWVMIE, encoded by the coding sequence ATGAAAGAGGAGATTGAAATCCGGTTGATGGAGCTTGAGGATGTCGATCAAGTTCTGGAAGTGGAAGAGGACTGTTTCCCAACGCCATGGAGCAAGGGGGCGTTTGTAAATGAACTTTCGGCTAATCAATTTGCCTATTATCTAGTAGTGGAAGTCGATGAGCAAATTGTTGGCTATTGCGGTGTATGGGTGATCATTGATGAAGCTCATATTACAAACATTGCTGTTCATTCTTCGTTTAGACGAAAAGGAATGGGTGAAGCCTTACTAACAGGTGCCCTTGAGCTGGCGAAAACATTCGGTGCTGAAAAGTTGACGCTTGAAGTTAGAGTTAGCAATGAAGCTGCGCAAAGCATGTACCAAAAGCTTGGTTTTCAAAGGGGAGGCATTCGCAAGCGGTACTACACAGATAATCAAGAGGATGCACAAATAATGTGGGTGATGATCGAATGA